A window of Streptomyces profundus genomic DNA:
CGGGCGGTACATCTGATGGAAGGCGCGGAAGTCCGCGGGCAGCGGGGACAGCGGGGCGACTCCGGTTCTGCGTCGGGGAGCGGCCTCGGTCATCGCGGGCTCCTCTCCCGGCCGGACGGGCACGACGCCACGGGCCGGCACTGGCCGGCACCTGAAGCGGGCTGAACGTTCACGGACCTCCGGGTCCTCTCCTCGTTGTGGCGGGAAACCGAGCCGCCGGCGTCCCTGGGACGCCCAGGTGCGGACTTCGCCTCCCACCGCTCTCGCCGTTCCAGCCGCCGCGACAGCCGGGAACGTTCGGAGCGATCGACAACGCCCGATCGTTCGTCGAGGCCGCGGGATGCTGCCAGTGATCACCACTGTCGCGGACAGGACCGCCAACCGCACACCCGAAGAGGGCGTCTGGACGATCCGGACACCCCGTTGTCGTCCCAGCAACGGGACCAAAGCCTCGAACCGCCATGGAGGCTAGCGCTCCTCGACCTGGCCTGCCAACCCGAACGCACCGCCCCGCACGTGTCTTCGGTCACCTGTACGCCAAGCACCCGGCTCCGAACTGGCCGCTCTCGGCCCGCCGTTGGGCATCCGACCGGCCGGCACCGGCGCGACGGAGCCCGAGGGGGCGCGACCGCGGGGCGGCGCCCGGGGCGCACGCACAGGCGCGAACGGGACGGGGGCGGAGGCGCCGCCCCCGCCCGCGCGCGAAAGCGGCGACGGCGGCCCCCGATGAAACTCGGGGGACCGCCGCCCTTCCCGCTCTGACCTGCTGTTTCGTTGTCCGCTGCGGAGGCTGTGGGATTTGAACCCACGGTGACGGGTTACGCCACGACGGTTTTCAAGACCGTTCCCTTCGGCCGCTCGGGCAAGCCTCCCGACGCGTCGGTCGCCCAACGCACTCGGACAGCCTAGCGGTTGTCACTGCTCTCCCACGCGCTCGCCGAGGACGATCGTGGTGGTGTTCTCGTTCCCGTCGCGGACGTAGGTGACGTCGACCGACTCACCGGGTTCGTGGGTCCAGATCTGGCTGATCAGGGTGGGCCCGCTGTCGATCGCGCGGTCGCCGAATCGGGTGATCACATCGCCGGGCTGGAGGCCGGCCTCGGCCGCCGGGCCGCCCGGGGTCACCGGGTCGCTGTTGTCGTTGGTGGCGTCGACGATCTTGGCGCCCTCCTGCCCCGTGGCGCCGTTGTCCACCGAGGCGCCGATGATCGGATAGACCGCCTCGCCGTGCTCCATCAGATCGGAGGCGACCCGGCTGGCCTGGTTGATCGGGATGGCGAAGCCGAGGCCCACGCTGCCCGCCTCGCCGCCGAGGCCGCCCGTGGTGGATCGGATCGCGGAGTTCACGCCGATCACCTGGCCCTCGGCGTTGAGCAGCGGGCCGCCGGAGTTACCCGGGTTGATCGAGGCGTCGGTCTGGAGGGCGTTCATATAGGAGGCGTTGCCGCTCTGGCCGTCGCTGGAGGCCACCGGGCGGTCCTTGGCGCTGACGATGCCGGTGGTGACCGTGCCGGACAGGCCGAACGGGGCGCCGATCGCGATGGTGGCGTCGCCGACGGCGACCTGCTCCGAGTCGCCCAGCGGCAGGGGCACCAAGTCCCTGTCGCCCGCGTCGATCAGGCGCATCACGGCGACGTCGTAGCCCTCGGCGCGGCCGACCACCTCGGCGTCGTAGCTCTGGCCGTCGGAGAAGGTGACCGAGAGGTCGCCGCCGTCCGCAGCCGCCGCCACCACGTGGTTGTTGGTCATGATGTGGCCCGCCTCGTCGTAGACGAAGCCGGTGCCGCCGGCGGACTCGGCGCCGTTGGCCGCCTCGATGGTGACCACGCTGGGCAGTGCCGTCTCCGCTATCCCGGCGACCGACTCGGGCGGCCTGGCGACCGAGCCGCCGCCGGAGCTGTTGACCTGGGACGAGGCGCTCTCGTTGCTCTCGTCCGCCGCCCAATACCCCACGCCGCCGCCGATGCCGCCGGCCACCAGGGTGGCCGCCACGACGCCGAGCAGCAGCCCGTTGACCCGGCGCTTGCGCGGCGGGGGCGGCGGCGGGAAGGCCCAGGAGCCGCTGGCCGGCGGCGGGGCGCCGCCATAGCCGGGGCCGGCGGGATAGCCGCCGCCGGGCGGAACGCCGGCGCCGCCGCTCGGCGCGGAAGCGGACGAGCCGAGCACCTGGGTGGGCGGGTCGGCCGGGAACTGGCCCGTGGTGGCGGCCCCGCCGGAGGCATGGGGCGAGGAATGAGGGGAGGAATGGGGCGCGGAAGGCGGCGGTGCATAGGGCGCGGAAGGGGGTGGGGAAGGGGGCGCGGAAGCGGCGGGGGGAAGGGGGGACGCCGGGGGTGGAACCGCCGGCCGGGCCGCCGACTCCGGCGACGCACCGTCCGCTGGCCCGTCCGGCCTGCCGGGACCTTCGTTCTCGGTGCTCACTGCTTACTCCTCAGGGCGTTTGTCGGAACGCGGTTCGCCTGTTCGGTCAGCAACTGTTCGGTCACGCATGGGCACTCCAGCCCATGTCTCCAGAGTCTTTCCCATGCCCTGTCAGGCGGGCGTAAACGTCACGGATCCCGCACCCACGTCCACCGTTCGCCCCACCATGACACCATGGCGCGGGTGACTCCCGACCCTCGCCGCATCGCCGTGATCGCCCATCGGGGCGCCTCGGAGGAGGCCCCCGAGCACAGTCTCGCCGCCTACCGCAGGGCCATCGAGGACGGTGCCGAAGGGCTGGAGTGCGACGTCCGGCTGACCGCCGACGGGCATCTGGTCTGTGTGCACGACCGCCGGGTCAACCGGACGTCGAACGGTCGGGGCGCGGTGTCGGCGCTGGAGCTGGCGGAGTTGGCCGAGTTGGACTTCGCCGCGCGTGGCGGGGACACGGCGGGGGCGCGTGACGGCCTGGAGGCCCCCGATGTCGCCGACCCGGAGCGCAGCGCGGTGCTCACCCTGGAACGGCTGTTGCGCCTGGTGGCCGAGGCGGACCGGCCGGTCGATCTGGCCATCGAGACCAAGCACCCCACCCGGTGGGCGGGGCAGGTGGAGGAGCGGCTGCTGGCGCTGCTCGACCGGCATCCGGTGGCGGGCGAGGTGCGGGTGATGAGCTTCTCGGCGCGCTCGCTCCAGCGCGTGCACCGGGCGGCGCCCGCGTTGCGCACGGTGTTCCTGATGCATTTCGCGCTGCCCAGGCACCGGGCGGGCCGACTGCCGGCCGGGGTCGGCATCGCGGGGCCGAGCGTGCGGATGCTGCGCCGCGACCCCGGCTATGTGGAGCGGGCGAGGCGCGCGGGGCATCAGGTGCATGTCTGGACGGTGGACGAGCCGGCGGATGTCGAACTCTGTGTGAAGTTGGGCGTTGACGCGCTGATCACCAACCGGCCGCGCACCGTGCGTGAGCAATTGCGAGATCTCAACGCCGGCCTGGATTAAACCTGATCATTCGT
This region includes:
- a CDS encoding S1C family serine protease — protein: MSTENEGPGRPDGPADGASPESAARPAVPPPASPLPPAASAPPSPPPSAPYAPPPSAPHSSPHSSPHASGGAATTGQFPADPPTQVLGSSASAPSGGAGVPPGGGYPAGPGYGGAPPPASGSWAFPPPPPPRKRRVNGLLLGVVAATLVAGGIGGGVGYWAADESNESASSQVNSSGGGSVARPPESVAGIAETALPSVVTIEAANGAESAGGTGFVYDEAGHIMTNNHVVAAAADGGDLSVTFSDGQSYDAEVVGRAEGYDVAVMRLIDAGDRDLVPLPLGDSEQVAVGDATIAIGAPFGLSGTVTTGIVSAKDRPVASSDGQSGNASYMNALQTDASINPGNSGGPLLNAEGQVIGVNSAIRSTTGGLGGEAGSVGLGFAIPINQASRVASDLMEHGEAVYPIIGASVDNGATGQEGAKIVDATNDNSDPVTPGGPAAEAGLQPGDVITRFGDRAIDSGPTLISQIWTHEPGESVDVTYVRDGNENTTTIVLGERVGEQ
- a CDS encoding glycerophosphodiester phosphodiesterase family protein: MARVTPDPRRIAVIAHRGASEEAPEHSLAAYRRAIEDGAEGLECDVRLTADGHLVCVHDRRVNRTSNGRGAVSALELAELAELDFAARGGDTAGARDGLEAPDVADPERSAVLTLERLLRLVAEADRPVDLAIETKHPTRWAGQVEERLLALLDRHPVAGEVRVMSFSARSLQRVHRAAPALRTVFLMHFALPRHRAGRLPAGVGIAGPSVRMLRRDPGYVERARRAGHQVHVWTVDEPADVELCVKLGVDALITNRPRTVREQLRDLNAGLD